In one Nicotiana sylvestris chromosome 8, ASM39365v2, whole genome shotgun sequence genomic region, the following are encoded:
- the LOC104220828 gene encoding probable E3 ubiquitin-protein ligase RHB1A: MGNCCCCCASKGVELNGSPSFCRYPTVPEEREPLSSHNVTAAALSTALLVDTNLDTSSPDTYRPPPMPMPYETYVGRPRTPPGNQDGIKNDAAVQETSTETGVALNTADAVEAAEKDNKESEGIVQADVPLAAPKEVEDELEESEELKKSNILVFLPPQEECPICLEEYDAENPKMSTKCEHHFHLSCILEWMERSDTCPVCDQETVFNPAIDG; encoded by the exons ATGGGTAATTGCTGCTGTTGTTGTGCTTCGAAAGGAGTGGAATTGAACGGTTCACCTTCATTCTGTCGT TATCCCACAGTGCCGGAAGAGCGCGAACCCTTGTCATCTCATAATGTCACTGCTGCAGCACTCTCCACTGCGCTTTTGGTTGATACAAATCTGGACACCTCAAGTCCTGACACTTATAGACCACCTCCAATGCCAATGCCTTATGAAACATATGTGGGTAGGCCCAGGACGCCACCAGGTAATCAAGATGGTATCAAGAACGACGCAGCAGTTCAGGAAACAAGCACTGAAACTGGCGTTGCACTGAACACAGCAGATGCTGTCGAAGCTGCAGAGAAGGATAATAAGGAGTCTGAAGGCATCGTGCAAGCAGACGTCCCGCTTGCTGCTCCAAAGGAAGTGGAAGATGAACTTGAGGAGTCCGAGGAACTCAAAAAATCCAATATCCTTGTATTCTTACCCCCACAAGAAGAGTGTCCCATCtgtcttgaag AATATGATGCTGAGAATCCAAAAATGAGCACAAAATGCGAGCATCATTTTCATCTTTCATGCATTCTTGAATGGATGGAGAGAAGTGACACCTGCCCCGTTTGTGATCAG GAAACGGTTTTTAATCCTGCAATTGATGGATAA